atccagagaagagcaacaaaaatgattaaaggtctagaaaacatgacctatgagggaagattgaaaaaaaatgggtttgtttagtctggagaagagaaaactgagaggggacatgatgacagttttcaagtacataaaaggttgttacaaggaggaaggagaaaaattgttctccttaacctctgaggctagaacaagaagcaatgggcagtttaggttctatgattctgttagcCTTTTAGACATCTGTTGTGTATTGagatgaagttttcagagaactatccaaaatgactccaagatatctttcttcagtggtaacagaCAATATAGAAGCCACcattatcattttatatgtatagtttggattattTCTTCCAATGCACATTACTTTcacttatcaatgttgaatttcatctgccattttgttgcccagtcacccagttttctgcagtcagctttggacttaactatcttgaataattttgtagcatctgcaaactttgccacttcactgttcattcccttttccaAATCATCAGTGAATATGTCGAACAGcacaagtcccagtacagatgcTTGGGATGCCCCActctttacctctttccatttttaaaactaaccatttattctaaacctttgtttcctattttttaatcagttactgatccatgagaggactttccctcttatcccctgagTAAATTCCCTCagagcctttggagagggaccATGTCAAATACTTTCTGAAAATCCTAGTACACTATATAGACTGCATCAGccttatccacatgtttgttggccccctcaaagaattctaatagattggtgaggcatgacttccttTACAAAAGGTGTTTTGACTCCTCCCCAAAAAATTCTGTCCATCAACGTGTCCGATCATTCTATTCTTTAACATAGTTTctaccagtttgcccagtactgaagttaggatcACTGACCTGTAATTCCCAGGATAGCCTCTggggccctttttaaaaattagaattaTATTTATTACCATCCAAATATCTGGCACataggctgatttaagtgatcgGTTACATACTACAATttgtagtcctgcaatttcatatttgagttccttcagaactcttaggtgaatatcatctggtcccgatgatttattactgtttaattaatCAAGTTGTTCTAAAATCTCTTCTATGGACACATCAATACGGGACAGTAATTCAataaggatattgcaggaaattgacaTTTCTGTCACAGTCAGTTCCATGGCATCACACAAGTCCCCCCTACTGGAAAATATATCATAAAAGTAAGTAGAGGAGATAAAGTGTGAAAGTGGGAATTTCAAAGGCGCACAAGGAAGCTAGTCACCTAATTTgtattgaaattcagtgggatcTGGGCAATAAATTTGCACACAttcctttgaaaatgtcagcttgAATCTACATCTGATATTCAACGGGAGCTTGTTACCCAACTCCCTTAGGCCTACGCCCCTATGTAATTATAAATGGGTGCATCCATACAGATCCTGGTAAATGCCACACAAATTTAGCAACTTGGAATTTTCAGCATAATACATTTGCATTTCTCCCACTTGAGTTCATCTGTAAGTCAACATCAGATTGTTACAGTCAATGAGGAAACctgtaaaacaaagaaatgttcaCATGCACTAAGAATGACCTTCAGGAAATTTTAATTTTGGTCCCTTTGACAACATTGCTACTAAATGCAGACCATTTGAAAACCACTTTACATGCCACCGATTGCCTTTTCCAAGGCTCGCGTCACCTCTTTATTTCTTAGAGTGTAAATGAAAGGGTTTAATAGAGGAGTTACAATAGTGTTAAAGACGTTGACTATTTTGTTTAAATCCAATGAGTTCTGTGCAGAAGGCTTGACATATAGAAAAATGGTGGAGCCGTACCAGATAGTTACGACAGTGAGATGGGCAGAGcaagtggaaaaggccttttggcGGCCTTGGGCTGAGGGGATTCTAcagatggtggagatgatgtAAATGTACGAGACTAGGGTTACTGCACATGAGCCCAGGAGGACATTAATAGAGATGATAAAAGTTGCCAGCTCAACGAGGCTCGTGTCAGTGCAGGAAAGCGCTATCCAGGAATCTATGTCACAAAAGAAGTGATTGATAACGTTAGGGCCACAGAAAGACAACCTGGATATTAGAGATGCCAGCACAGAGATAGCCAGGAACCCACTCAGCCAAGAGATGAGGGCCAGCTGAGCAGAGAAGGTGCTGTTCATGAGGGAGCTGTAACGCAATGGATGACATATGGCCAAATAGCGGTCATAGGCCATGACAGCCAGTATGAGACATTCTGTAGATCCCAGAGAGAATACTAAATACAGCTGCAGGATGCAGCCGGTGAAGGAAATGATTTGGCTTTTCCCAAACATAACTCCAATGGCCTTGGGGACGCAGGCCGTGGTGTACCAGATCTCCAGGAAGGAGAGATTgcagaggaagaagtacatgggggtgtggagccaTGGGTGGGTCCACACTAAGGCTATAACAGACATATTCCCTACAATTGTCAGGAAATATATAATTGAAAACACCACTGCAAGGGAAATCCGAAAATACCAAGTGCCGGGAAAGCCCAGGAGTATGAATTTCTGCACGCTGGTTTGGTTTTCTATTTCTGCTCCAGCCATGAGGTCCATCTGTCAAAACATGAGGAATTATAAAGGCATTTAAACATGTTGAACACACTTTTGGATGTGCAAATGTGAAGTGCCAAATACCTTACCCTATCAGGGTACCTATAAAATATCTGCAGATCCACAGCCCTGAAACTCTGCCCACATCTCCTAAAACACTTTCAAGATACCTATCTGGGCTCTGGGATTGTGGGATTTGACACTGCACCCGGTAGATCTGGCTCTTGCTTGAACTCACTTCACTGGTGAAATACAAGGACCAGGATTCCAGGCTGAAATTCTAAGGGATTTCGGTATTTTAGGGCTCCTTCTAAAATCCCAACAATAATACCTAGAACCCTAATTAAAGATAAGATAAGGGAAGGAAAGCAGGTGCTACTCaacaccagtctgtgcttgtgcaTCTTTCGGGCTGTGCAACAGAGATGAGAGCTTCACTCCTTATTCCTCTAAGACCCATGAGGAGTCAGTGGGATGGCTGACCCAATGGCATCTTTCCCCTGCTGCTGGTCTAGCCCATCAACCACACTCCATTCACCCATGAGAAAGCCTCATGATTTGGGCCATTGTCTTCATCCCTCACCTTCAAGATAACTTTGCTTGCTGCTCAGGAAAATGACGGGGATTTTAAAAAACACCTAAGTGACCTAGGACCACAAGTCTCTACTGAAAGTCGATAGgagctggtcttcactacccgttCAGATCGGCGGTAGAAAAtcaatctctcagggatcgatttattgcatctcgtCAGAACGCGATAATCGATTCCTGAATCGACGCACATACTCCACCAGCcgaggtaggagtaagtgccgtcgacaggggagccgcggcggtcgattttccaccgtcctcacagcggggtaagtcagatcagatatgacgaattcagctatgctattcccgtagctgaatttgcgtatctgaaatcgacccccccccttagtgtagacgtagcctaggACTTCTGTTCCTAAGCCACTTATACTCCATGatattcaatgggatttgtgctacTGAGGCCCAGAACTAGTaagaatacaatacaatacaataaataattagacacaacttttttttatgttgaaaaataccattttgttGAAACAGAAATAGTTCATGGAAACATATTTGTTTCAACAAAAGTGTCATCTGGGTATGTTcttaggtccaggatggaattacTGATCAAAGGATAAGAATTAATGCCATAGCCTGGTGGCACGTGCACTTGCCAAGGTCTGAGTTCCACTACTGAAACAGCCAGACTTGGGACTTGAACATGATTCTCCCATGACCTGCGTAACTGCTCTAACCACCTGGCTGTAGTGGGTTGATCTTTTGTACATCTCTTTTCTACTGACAAAATTTTTGAAAAGTCTTGTGTTCTTTCCATATCAGAACAAAACATAGCTTGaaatcttgagattttttttttttttcaaaaaatgaaattcCAGTTTCCAGCTGGTCCTACTTAGAccctttagaaaatcccaccccaaattCTCAGGAACAAGGGATTGACATCAGAAATTAGAAATTATGTTTATCACTTATTGTGTGTCTTCTGGTAGAACCTTAAGGTCCCATCTATGGTTGGGACTCCATTGTGTTTCACAAGGCACAAACATAGCACAGAATCCATCCCTAGTCCAAAAATCTTACACTCTAAAAGACAAGGCAGGCAAGCAGGGAgagacaaacaacaaaaaactgttTCTCAGAAACACAGtaaatttttcttcttttcttctttgccTCATTAAATTTACTATATCAGTAAATTCCACAGGTTAATGTATTAGAGCTGCTTGGAAATGTTCCATTCTCCCATTTTTTTGATTGACACTGTCTTTTTTGATGAAACAGAGATTTTTGCAAATGAATCAGTTAATAAAATAATTTGGGGACTTTCATCAAAACAATAACAAGAAGTAGTAGTTTCTGGTGACtaaagaacaaaatgttttgactgaaaACTGAACACTTCTGGTTTATTGAAgccttttgtttttacaaaaaaatgaaaaaaaaaaaataaaagaaatttgtTGAGGATAACAACAGTTTTGTGATAAATTTTTATGGAAAAAGCAACTTTCCAAATTTACAAATAATTGTATTTCCTTTGTTCATCCTAGATTTCATCCTATATTAGAAAAAAAGTGATGAGATAGACTCATTCCTTGAGTACAGGTGTGTTGATTCTTCAATGAGGCAAACTTTTTGAACAGCAATTTTCAGGTAGCTCACATTACTAAGAAAGGCAAACCTATTTCACAATACAGTTACTTTAAACTATAATTCCAGAATAGGCTGGATCAGGCTAGTGGATCAAACTTACCATGCCTTCTGATAGAGCTTGTCAATACAAACTCCCTTCATTCACAAGGTTTTTTCTCTCCGGATGACACACAATAGCCTTGGCTGCTGAAAAATGGTGCATCACAACATGGTTTCTCTTGCTTTCTCCCCATCtaaatatataacaaatataGGAATATTTCACACCTGGTTCACATTTACATTAAGGTCATATTACACCACTGTAACAATATAAAGGGACCTTAAAATGTATGTAATAAGTAtaattcactctgatttaaaacCCCCATTctactgccagagtggtgtgaaGTGTTAGTATAAATGATAATCTGCCTCTTCGAAACTAAAAGACTCCAACAAATTTTTTAGATGTTGATGTTGATAGGAATCTCCTTCCATTATCATCCAACTGGCTTTACCCCTACCTACCTTGTTAATGAACTGCAGCTCAAATTGGCTGCATGAGGGGGTTGTTTTTGTACTCCACCCCCATCTTCCCAGCACCCTGAGGATATTCAGTCTCAACAGAATTTCACAAACTTCCCTAGAATGTGTAACAGACTCTACTGAGTCAGGCTGGTCTCCTGGTGAAAGCACAGTACTGGCAGCCTGGACACCAGCATTCTAGTCCTGTCTTCGCCAGATGCTCACTACACAGGGGGAGCTTTGGTGTGTTACTTAagttcccttccccagcctcattttccctacctgtaaaataaTGACAataacccattacttcttgtcccaccttctatggacgtggagaacaattgatcactgtcctttttataacagcactTACTATATTTGAggactatcaaatcccccctctgtcttcttttctcaagactaagcatGACTAGTTTTCTTTACCCTTTCCTCctatgtcatgttttctaaacctttcatcatttttggtCTGAAAGTTCtgaaatgtttatttatttatttgtttgtttatttatgattcagggtaataataataaaaagatgaaACTCTGAAGATTACTATGGAATGGATGTTCCGTGGTCTGACCAGCAGAGGTTTGGATCAAAATGGATGTTTTGCCATTTCTGAGTTTAATTTTTTTGGAACTTTTCTCCAAATTTTAAATATTCATCCAGATTTTGATAAAAAccaatttcaaattttaaaatattggaatttcctcTACAATgaaaattccaaccagctctaattatggCTGGGACTTCCAAAGATGCCAAAGGGACAAAGGTGCAAAAATTCTACTGAAACTCTCTCAGGCTCCTTTGGTAAACCCAGCCTATGTCTTTAACCTCCTTTGAAATCCCCAGCCTTAATAAGTAAAACACTTTCAAAAAGGTATGGGGATACAAAGGTAAAAGTTAAAGTTTATTTACACTTGGATGATAAGACTGGTCTAGatacaaatattcaaaaatagaAATAAGTCAGGCATCAAGGGGaagatatttaaaggtatttaggaacctagtgggattctcaaaagcatttaggtgcctaacactCATTAAAATCAACAGTTCCCATCAACAGTAATTAAACTTTTCCCTTTTAATtcctttttgttgaaaaattaccattttcaaaaatgaaaatgtttgtaaaGAACTGTTGACTtactgaatttttgttttcttgtctttaatgaaatttttcatttcattttctgtcAAAGTTTAAATGGAAAACTTTATAGAAaacattatttaattttttccatTTAACAACAAGTAGGACCCCACAacttaaaatctttaaaaagggaaataagtttgattttttgaaattcttcactaattaaaaaaaaattcctgcgtGTTGTTCTTTAGTCTGCTGTTTAACAATTTTTCAGCTATTGAATCAAGGAACAGACACAATGTCATGTGAGTTGGCCAACCAGTCATTCATCACAGATAATGAAAACACTGTAGTTGCTACAAATTTAAACTTTGGATTTGCACTCAGAAGTTTGTCCTATGTCACTACGATCTTGATCCTGCACACGCTTTATGCACAAGCTTTCTTTCCTAGTGTGAGTAGTCCCCATTAGAGTCAAACGGACtactataaaaatataatttagcaCTTCAGTAATGATTTCAGGATGGGGGCCTAGATGTGAAATGCTAAAAGTAATATCcacatagggcctgatctaaagccaatTTAATTCAGTTGAAAGATGTTCATTGATGCCAATGGGCTGTTGATGAGACCTCTAGAAAGATTTCGGTTCCTGAAGGTGCAGATAGGTGCCTTGTGGAAACGTTAAAAgtacctaagcaggttaggtgcctaactaccactgaaatcaatgggattttggtgCCTCATCTGctgaagtgcttttgaaaatcccattaaacAACAATCTGCATCTTTAGAAACTTAAATACCTTAGAAAATGTCTAATCTAAACGTCCGATAGATTttcaataaaaattaaattcCTAGAAGGCAGATATTTAATGGTATTTGGGTGCCTAGCtgaatctttaggtgcctaaattcctttgcaaatctgacccttaggcacttctgaaaattttacccaaataTAAaaggtgtaaatgtaaaattggAACCAGGATTAAAAGAATAACAACAAGAACAGTTATCCCCAGTTTCCCTGAGAATTTCCTTTCTTCTAGTATTAAGGTAAATGGATCAGTCTTGTCCTCTGCTATTTTCTCCTTCAGGAATCTCTGCTGTGCTCTGCGGCAGGCAGGATTTGTCTTTGTTCCTCAAAGGCTCTACGATGACCATTTTACATTGGTCTATGCCATGTCAGAGAATTATAATCTCTAATTCCAGCACATTGCCAAACGTGAACTCCTACTCTTTTCTCCTTGATCCTCCCTCACTCTCCATTGTCCCACTCATTTCAAAACTCAGCTAACCTTCCCAACACATAGCTTTGGAACACTGGGGTTATTTAGGTGTCTTCTTCTTCTGTGCCCATGATCATGATTTTTGCCTTTGGTGAAGATTTTCAGAGGGAAAGAGCAGTTATGTGGCCCAACTCCTACCGaaaatcctttgaaaatctccccctttgtATCTAACATTAAAACTGATTTTACATTTTGCCCAGGATCAAATTCTAACAAGCAAGGAACAAACTTCAtgactaggcttggaaggattagatttgtattggTAACTGTTGGTAaacgtcaatttcaccatacacacacaaactgatgaaaatgtatttccatcgataatacccaaaatttacagataggcaaaataagaaaaatgctgctgaagaacttattagagtcaaaatccagtgatttagacttATGAATTGGGCTTGTTACAAACAGATTAGTGAATGAATAGTAAAAATAGGTATGATCTGTTTaattaaggatatttactttctaTAGTttaacatgtgatgttgacaatttgtgttttaatggtttatagagctttcactttttgaatctcagtgtcaaCTATCATTTGTCTGAcagtctcctgcccccacccccataatTTTGTACAACTATgaacattgaaataaataaaaagtggagaaaatgcttaaaaataaacatagatATTCCCCATCaaaattagaaataataaaaataaaatgctaccaATCCTATTCATGACAGATtaacacagggatcggcaacctgtgagtggcacgctgcctgcccgatgagaggaggaggaggaggggccggaaagcaccacgctggggaaGAAGCGGCGGGGGGGAAGCTTGggtgccgcaggaccaagcttctgcgtcctgcccccgcaggggagagcggtgggagggggtcccagccccctgccccactcagccctcccgcccaccactctcccctgcgggggcaggacttagagagagaccccttctaaaaaaacattaaaatgtattaccggcatgtgaaaccttaaattaaagtgaataaatgaagactcggcacaccacttcttaaaggttgcctacccctgtattaaCATATAAGTGAGAACAGAACAAGAATtttatatagaattatgtaccagACAGTGCTTAATTGTCAATGCTCATTAaaacctggtctacactgtggggggggaatcaatctaagttacgcaacttcagctacgtgaataacatagttgATGTCAagatacttagatctacttaccgcagtgtcttcactgtggtaagtcaacTGTTTATGCCACCCTATCGACTCCACCTGCGTCTCTTGCctcagtggagtaccggagttgacaggagagcactcactggtcaatttatcgcgtccagtgaagacgcgataaatcgacccctaaTGGCTCAATCGCTCCgaatgtaagtgtagacctagcctaagtataATCCCTATCTTTTGGcaatgcttttcatcagtagatctcaaaccaTTTTCCTAAGGTGGGTGAGTAGTATTATCTCATttatttacaaatggggaaactgaggcacggacggTTACTATGACTTTCACACAGtaaatcagtgacagagctgggacatACTTCAACTTCTTATTTCCCATCTATCAGACCAGGCTACAGCTGAGATTTCAAAAGCTGCCTAAGGGATTATGGGACAAATTCTTAAAGGCTTTTAGATGTGtaatgggatttttcaaagcagCTAGGTGtctaacacccattgaaatcaaggattTTAGGTGCTTAGATGCTTCTAAAAAtctcattaggtgcctaaatacctttaaaaatctggttcttAAACAAATGCCCATGAAAATTAATGAGGAATGGAATCCATGTGGCATTTGTGGCTATGAAAACCTAAGTCTACCTCTAAGAGAACTATCCAATCCATTTTTACATTCTTATCTATGTGACTCAATAAATTacagcagcagcatgttcccaCAGGTCTTTCATATAGTAATTTTCTCTTATGCATTTGAAAGTCAAAAAAGATGAGtgaaagccagagagagagagagaaggaaatatGTTACAGATGTACCAATTACTCACTGTGGGGAACCTATTCCTTCCAACCAGATATGGCCCAGTAGGTCACATTACCAAGTATacaaaaaatatgtattaatacaAGTGGTTTAAAGTATATTTCTGAggtggtctgtctgtctgtctccctctctctAGTGAACCTAGCTTATTAGCTTTTGCTGACAGAACTAGCCAGAACAGACCCCCTTCACACATTATCTTCTCTCCTTAGAATGAAGTGTTCTTGGATTCTGAGAAAAAAATGCATTGTGAGCGGGGGTGCCATATTTTTTCCTCCAGCTATAAATCAAACATCTAAAGgtttcacacacaaaatcttcCTACTTATTGCATACATTTCTATATTGATTAGAATCTCATTCCATTACCATTTCATCATCACCCTGCTGTCTTTTCCCCTTACCTGCTTTGTTTATGTATGGCAACACAACAGGTCTTAGAAATAAGACTAATTTATATTCCTCAGAAGTGCTCTTCGGATTTGGGCTCAACAGAATTTCACTGTCTTCTCTAGAATGTGCCAAATCTCTGGATTAGTAAGGACGGTGACCTTGGTTAAAGAAGAGCACTAGAAGTTAGGAGACCTTGGTTCTGTGTTTCCATTGACTTGCTGATGGACCACTGTGAAATTGTTTAAGTTCTTTGTTCCTCGGTTTCTCCGTTTGTAAAAGACAAAAGGACAGATTTCtaaaatatcagggggtagccgtgttagtctgtatctacaaaaacaacaaggagtctggtggcaccttaaagactaacagatttatttgggcataagctttcgtgagtaaaaacctcacttctttggatgcatccgaagaagtgaggtttttactcacgaaagcttatgcccaaataaatctgttagtctttaaggtgccatcagaccccttgagatttctaaaggtatttagatgcctattGGAATTTGCAGAAGCACCTAGGAACCTAAAACTCATTCATTTCTGTGGCTGTTAGGTAACTATGTACTTTTAATAATCCCACTAAGTgactaaatacttttaaaaatatggccctaaGTGGCTGCCCAAAGTTAGGCAACTATGTCCAAATTTAGGCAACTTAATAGGTGGTCTAAGATACAGAAGTATAAAACACCAGAGGCTAAAGACATTCAGATGCCTAAAGAcaggcagataggcacctagtgggaatTTCAGAAGTACCTACGCAGGTTAAGCACATAACAccaattgaattcaatgggatttatgtTCCtaggcctttgaaaatcccactagacacttagggtatgtctacactatgggattaatccgaatttatataattcgaaattgggaaacagattgtataaagtcgaatctATGCAGCCACACTacgcacattaatt
The window above is part of the Chrysemys picta bellii isolate R12L10 chromosome 12, ASM1138683v2, whole genome shotgun sequence genome. Proteins encoded here:
- the LOC101939326 gene encoding olfactory receptor 6F1-like, with product MAGAEIENQTSVQKFILLGFPGTWYFRISLAVVFSIIYFLTIVGNMSVIALVWTHPWLHTPMYFFLCNLSFLEIWYTTACVPKAIGVMFGKSQIISFTGCILQLYLVFSLGSTECLILAVMAYDRYLAICHPLRYSSLMNSTFSAQLALISWLSGFLAISVLASLISRLSFCGPNVINHFFCDIDSWIALSCTDTSLVELATFIISINVLLGSCAVTLVSYIYIISTICRIPSAQGRQKAFSTCSAHLTVVTIWYGSTIFLYVKPSAQNSLDLNKIVNVFNTIVTPLLNPFIYTLRNKEVTRALEKAIGGM